The Lycium barbarum isolate Lr01 chromosome 4, ASM1917538v2, whole genome shotgun sequence nucleotide sequence gttgtagatcttgcgaagcaaaagacttaagttcggatatagtatagaaagcgggcaaggtatgtaaggcttacctttctttcttttggtatgatcactatgaaacgagcaaatgacgtatatgcatgaattcaaagaatttcctattcttagagccactaggatggctaacgttcttgatttcctataagctgttccgtatggttttgatatgtatccatgatgttcgataatgtgtatctatgatgtccgaagtttggccaatatgtcccgaatagcatttgagaaacaaaaGATATGACTGTAGTTTTGACCTGCCAAATGATAACACATTCGATTGTTtcatcgagcctttgatatgttttgatacatgaataagactccaaaagttctatttgatttgttccataatgatatccataagatttttgacatgattttggccttgattttctaaaaatgacttctgaaatgcttatagaacgttctgtactttaaacgctcgtaactttctcatactaagccGGATCGACCTGAAACTTGTTTTtgggccttcaggggtcggtaagtacacttatacatcgagtcttgatttacgtgcatatgatttcgcactactctgttcgtgcaagcctcagtgtGCCCTTcattgagcccgggccaggatatgttatcgtgcgtattcctttgcattgttcaccgagtccctcgttagagggccgggtatggtatatgtatatgatgatatgattatggcaccgagtcccatgatgggccgggtactgtatatgtgcacatgatttcatttaccgagtcccttaatgggtcgggtacggtatgacttcattcaccgagtccctcactagagggccgggtacggtatgtatatgtatatatatgtatatgcatacatgacgATATGAAAGCATGAtaacatgattctatccaccgagtcccttaatgggccgggtacggtatgtatatgatatatgatattggcgCGCataatttcattcaccgagtccctcactagagggccgggtacggtatatgcatacatgttttcatgatgacataatgacatgatttcattcaccgagccccataatgggccgggtacggtatgtgatatgaaaatgtttgattctgtttcgtactacacaggtacagtggtttcttgattatgatacttgactcctgtaatctctgtttcagttatgatctctcCAGTtctatttcatgccttacatactcagtacatactccgtattgaccccctcttcttcgggggctgcgtttcatgcccgcaggtacagacgttggtgTGAGTggcccgacagcttaggctatccgTTCTGccgccttggagtgctcccttgttctggagcccatattttggtacatactcttccgttatgtatatgtatgtgtatattcaggggtacggcggggccctatcccggcatatgattccgttatgtttgttagaggcctgtagacatatatgtgggtcatgggtcgctattgttcggttatgtctgtagTTTGCGTCTAAGtgatcctatttgctatgacagcctcaacggctggtatgtatatatgcttatgtatatgcttcggtatgatatgtatgttatatgcgaccgcttcagagtaatatctgtataaattaatatatgttagAGATGAATAAGATATAGCTATGTCGATTTggcaagtaggtgtgtatgggtgtccagctcgggcaccagtcacggcccacggggttgggtcgtgacaaaatcaaTTTGGAGAATATGGAGAAACAAGACAAAGAAAACTCTAAAGCAGAAAAAGAATCAACAAAACCTTGGGTAGAAAAGTCTTTTGGTAAGCAAGCAAAAAATAGTGTTTCAGCTGAAGATCAAGTGGAACTGTCAGAAAGTATACAGCAAAATCAGATGGAGGTTCTAATAGTTGATGAAGATGGAAGTAATGGCTCAAAGATCAATGAGGTAGGAGACAATACTGAACAACTGAGAGATCAGGTCATCAATAATACTATAGTCAAGATTAGTACAGAAGTAGTAGAGATAGATGGAAAGCCGCAGAATCAGTAGAGGGGCAAGAGGCAAATGGGCAAAGTATTGGCACAAGCCAGGAAGTAGTGGTGGAAAAGGGTGAACATGATAAGTGGAAAGAGGATAAGACAGAAGAAGAGGGAACTGAGGAGCAATCCTTAGATATCAGTCCTAGTAATCATCCAAAGGAGCCTGGTGGATCAGTCCCAAAGACTCTAAGAAGTAATCCCCCTCAGGAAATAAAAGATCAGGAGCTTAAGAAAGATTTGCTCAATGTTCAAATTGATCAGGTGTCAAGAGCAACAGATCTCTCTCCTAGACAGACAAGGAAAATGAGAAACTCAAAAATAAAAGGAGGAAAGAAGGAAACTGTTCCCCCCTGTCAAACTAGTATCAAAGAGGCAGGTAGCCTCCAAACAAATCATAATGAATAAGCTCTTATTGTGGAATATCAGATCAGTTAATGCTCAGCAATCCTTTGAGAGATTAActaatttgaataaaagaaataGCTACAGTATTATTGGTCTGATGGAACCTTTTGAAGATGCTGAACAAATAGAAAGATTTAGAAGAAAGTTAGGTATGGAAATAGCTTTTGTCAATATCTCAGGCAAAATCTGGTTATTCCTCTCAGAGGATGTGCAGGGTTCTGTGGAGATAGACAATGAACAATAGATATTTTGAAGCTGTTTCACCAAAGTTTAAACTATAATATAGTCTTAACAGTGGTGTATGCCTCTTATGATGCTGGAGAAAGAAGAGTGCTTTGGGATTCCATTAACCAGGTCTCTAATCTTTTTGATTTACCTTGGCTGGTGGGAGGTGACTTCAATGTCATATCTACAGAAGAGGAAAAATTAGGAGGTCTACCAATCTTGTATAATGAGGTAGCAGATTTCAATCATTGTCTCAGCAATTGTAGTCTACAGAATCTTGGATATATAGGTAGCATATATACATGGTGGAATGgaagagttgaagaagcatgCATTTTTAAAAGATTGGACAAGATGGTTTGTAATGATAAATTGCTAGATGTAATGCCCACCATGAAGGTAACTCATCTGATAAAAAAGGGATCAAATCACTCTCCTTTGGAACTTGAATTCTCCACAACTACTATGGTGATCATAAAGCCTTTTAAGTTCTTGATTCTTTTGGTCCAACATGAGAGTTTTCAGGAGGTTATCAAGAAACACTGGTGtatagattttgaaggaaatccATTTACCAAGTTTCATCACAAGCTCAAAAAGGTGAAGAATGCATTGAAAAGCTGGAGTAAGAACACATATGGCAATATTTTTCAACAAATTGCATCACTGGAAGAGGTAATGAAAGTCCATGAGGAGTAGTTTGAATCATCTCCAACAGTACAGAATAGAGAGAGACTACATAGGGTGCAGGCAGACCTTAGTAGATTCTTACATTTGGAAGAACTGTTTTAGAAACAGAAGTTAGGACTAACATGGTTTCAAGATGAAGATAGAAACTCAAAGTTCTTCCATGCTTATGTAAAAGGGAGGAGAAAGAAACTT carries:
- the LOC132637493 gene encoding uncharacterized protein LOC132637493, which gives rise to MEKQDKENSKAEKESTKPWVEKSFGKQAKNSVSAEDQVELSESIQQNQMEVLIVDEDGSNGSKINEYRSSRDRWKAAESVEGQEANGQSIGTSQEVVVEKGEHDKWKEDKTEEEGTEEQSLDISPSNHPKEPGGSVPKTLRSNPPQEIKDQELKKDLLNVQIDQVSRATDLSPRQTRKMRNSKIKGGKKETVPPCQTSIKEAVNAQQSFERLTNLNKRNSYSIIGLMEPFEDAEQIERFRRKLGMEIAFVNISGKIWLFLSEDVQVLTVVYASYDAGERRVLWDSINQVSNLFDLPWLVGGDFNVISTEEEKLGGLPILYNEVADFNHCLSNCSLQNLGYIGSIYTWWNGRVEEACIFKRLDKMVCNDKLLDVMPTMKVTHLIKKGSNHSPLELEFSTTTMVIIKPFKFLILLVQHESFQEVIKKHWCIDFEGNPFTKFHHKLKKVKNALKSWSKNTYGNIFQQIASLEEKQKLGLTWFQDEDRNSKFFHAYVKGRRKKLRVDNIQDADGNWLTNQEEISQEAVRCYQKQFEEDKIPSKFGLLKHIPTLVTEDQNHTMEMLPNEEEIKEAVFALNGESACGPDGFTGLFFQSAWEIVKLDVVDMVKAFFVGQELPRFITHTNLILIPKKKQVQSFSDLRPISLSNFTNKIILRVVHERLVKLLPGLISENQLAFVKGRSIMGNVLLTQEIVKDISKRTKQQMLLSNKWYSVLLNGQAHGFFKSSRAVKQGDPLSPTLFILAAEALSRGLNALYKNPSKTDDLMRVLNRYEKVSGQLINLNKNTFYVHEKVKSGLVSRLKKITGIRQGLFPFTYLSCPIFYNRNIISHYDTVVKKIAKRVNAWQGRLLSYGGRATLISHVLQSMPVYLLSGMNPPKGVIRQMHSIFSRFFWSNTGDKKGVHWVKSETLSLPKDGGGLGFKSLFEVPIALFCRLWWSLITKPSLWSSFMINKYCKKLLPVIAHAKGASSI